One Intestinimonas butyriciproducens genomic window, TCATGGTCTCTTTCCTTATTCGTCATCAGCCCTTGAGGGACGGGCGGCCTTTTATATTGCAAGCTTCCGTTTCAATTGAGATAGGCCGCCGGATTTACCGCCGTGCCGTTGATGCGGATCTCAAAGTGGCAATGGCTGCCGGTGGAGCGCCCGGTGGAACCGGCCTTGGCGATGGTCTGCCCCTGATAGACCTTGTCGCCCGCAGAGACCAGCAGGCTGGAATTGTGTCCGTAATAGGTCTGCTCGCCGTTGCCATGGTTGATGATGACCAGGTAGCCATAACTGCCCTTGTACCCCGCAAAGGTGACGGTACCGCCGTCAGAAGCCTTTACCGAGGTGCCGTAGGGAACGGCGATATCCAGTCCAGAGTGGTAACTGTAAGAGCCGAAAATGGAGCGGTAGCCAAAGCGGGATGTGATGCGCCCATAGACTGGCCAGATATAGTTCCCTGTGGGATACCAGGTGGGCCGCTCTTTGGTCCCGACTGCGATGACCTTCTCCGTGGCCTCCCGCAGGACAGTGGTAGAGGTGACGTTGCGCTCCTTTTCCACGCCGTTGACATAAGTCACGTCGGCGGTCACCAGCGCCTCGCCGGGGATACCGGCATCCAGCACCTTGGACTCGCCCTGATACATGCTGTCATCCTCCACTTCCCGGACCTCGCAGGCGATCTCCTCATGGTAGGTGAGGCTGTCCACCGTCTGCACCCCCAGGAAGGGGATCTCCTCTTTGATGTTCAGGATCTGGCCGATATACAGCTTGTTGATGTCGACACCGGGGTTAAGCTCCTCCATCTCGGCCATGGTCATATCATTGTCGAAGGCCAGAGCCATAAAGGTATCGCCCTTTTGAACCTCGTAGGTGGTCTGCCCGTTGGTGTTTTCCGTGAGCATGGCCAGCATGGCGGCGGTGTCCTGCTGAACATCGGAGGGCGTGTACTCCCGGGTGATGTGGACGTTCTTGGTGTAACTTACGGAAACCGTGTTCTCCGTCACGTAGGGAGCCGCCAACTGCTCCAACATTCCGTCCAGCGCCGCCCGATCCGTGGCCGCACCCACGAACTGGCCGTCCACCGTGAGGACATAGCTCTTCATGACCTCACCGATCTGATCAAAGAGATAGGTCTCAAATTCAGCAGCCGGGGTAATCTGATCCTGTCCGGTGAGGGCCATCTCGTAGCTCACCTCGTGCGCCAAGTGGTAGTCATAGCCCAAAATATCGGAGGCCCGCTCTTCCACGCGCTCCACCGCCTGCCGGAACACCGACTGGTCTCTTACGAGCCCCACATCCACGCCGTCTACCGTAACAACATAGGCCGGGGTGTACATCGTGCCCACCACAGCGGCAATGCCTATCACGGCTGTCAGCGCCAGAAATGGCAACGGCGCCATTTTGGGCCGCCCGGCAACAGCGGACCGAGTCCGGTGATATACCCGGATGCCCTGCAGCCGGAACACGCGTCCCTGCGCAACCCCCGCCTCCATCAGCTTGCGGAACCGCTCTCCTGCGCGCTCAGCCTTCTCTCTCCCGCCCTGAGCAGACGGGGCGCGGCCTTTGCGCTGCGTATGGAGCGGGAACTCTTCCTGCGGCGCCCGTAGGATCTCATCCATGCAGACGAAGCCTCCCTTATGCGTTAGTCAGAAAATCCGATCAAAATAATCGAAGAATAATGACAGAGCGATAATAAATGATTACAAAAGGTTACAAAAGTAATGATACACGCTTTTCCGTACAGCGTCAAGTCCTTTTTGGTAAGAAACGGTCGAGTCCATTCCCGCTCTTTTGACGGAGTAACGCCGCAATATGTTGCGGATTCCTGCCTCTATTTTATAAATATCCACCATTTATCGGGTCACAGGTTCCAAGTGCGCCCTCTGCGCAGAGCGAATTTTTCGTGATTTTGCTGTAACATTCCTGTAACAATGCCTATGCGGCCAGTCCCCCGGCCATCGGAGCGAGCGCGATCATCACCAAGCTGAACGCCATGGAGGACACGGAGATGAGCGTGGCGCGCTGATCTGAGGGCAAGTTTTCGTTGAGCCGGCTGCCCGTCAGCGTCTCGAGCGCGTCGTCACAGGCTACGGCCAGGAGGCCGCCGGCAGCCATCAGATGGACGGCCCCTGTAAGCGGCATCAGGCATCCCACGGTTACCCCCACAGCGCAGAGCGCCCCGGCCCTACGGTAGGAGAGCCGGGAAAGCGGCAGCGCCAGCCGTGCTCCAGCCACACCCCCCAGCTCGATCAGCAGCAGAAGCGGCCCCAGCAGTGCAGAGGGTGCGCCGGCGCGGACCAGCGCGTCCTGGAGAAAAAAACGCAGCAGTGTGGCGCAGGCGCCCACTAGGGCGTTAAAGAGCATAAGCCCCACCGTCCGGGGATGGGCGGCTAGAAAGCCGAGGGCCTCCCGGCCGCAGTTCTCCAGGCGTTCCGGCAGGTCCCGAAGAGCGGGCCTGCTCCGTGCCCTTTGGGCATCCGTGACTTCCGGCTCGGCCAGGCGGCAGGTCAAGGCGGCGGCCAGCAGGGAGAGCAGCAGATCGACGCCGTATCCCCGGACATATCCCAGCGCCGCCGCTGCCCCGGCGCACAGGGTGGAGAGCGCCTGCGCACCGCGCCACAATGTATTCTGTAAGGAAGAGATGCGGAGATAGTCTCTTTCCCGTCCCGCCTGGAGCAAAGAGTCGTAGGTAATGGCCTCCCTCGTACCGGAGGCCAGGTTATATGCCATTGCGTTGAGCGCCATGGCCAGGCACACCCCTGCCATAGACTGTGAGAGCATCATGGCGGCGGCGGAGCAGGCGAACATGGTCTGACTGGCAATCAGCGTCCTGCGGCGGCCCAGAACGTCGGCCAGCATACCGGACGGCACTTCGCAACAGAAACTGACCACATGGAAAAACGCCTCTGCCACCCCCACTTGAAACAGGGAAAACCCCCGTCCCACCAGCAAAAGGACCCAAACACCCCCCGCCAGCCGAATATTCCCCCAAAACTCCAGCCGCAGAAGCGTGCGGAGCTGTTCTTCAATCTCAAACATCTTTTTCATTCCCTTGTTTTCAAAGTATCACCGCAACAATTTGTCACAATAAATTTGTGAAAAGTGGTTGTATCCATTTTATATCTCTGATAAAATGTTGCATTATCAACCAATTGCTCCCCTTTGTCCCCGTCCGCCCCTGTATATCTATGGAAGAAAGGAATTGGGACCTATGAAGAAGCTGATGAGAAACCCCATTGCGGTCCTGGTCTGCGGTATGGCCTCTCTGCTGTTGTTTGGCCTTATCTATGTCTGGTCTATTTTTGTCGCGCCCCTTGAGGCCGAATTTGGCTGGACCCGCGCAGAGACCTCGGTGGCCTACACCCTCTCCATGCTCTGCCTCTTTGTAGGAATGGCCCTCAACGGCGTGCTCGCGGCCCGCCTGTCGCAAAAAACCGCTCTGATGCTGGGGATCACTTTGGCGGTATCCGGCTTTTTGGGCAGCTCCTGTACGGTCTCCCTTTTTACTCTCTACCTTTTTTACGGGGTCTTTGTGGGCACGGGCATCGGTATTTGCTATAACGCCTGGCTGACCGGAGTGGTCCACTGGTTTCCTGGCCGGAGTGGTTTTGTTTCCGGCATCCTGCTGGCCGGCTTCGGCATGGGCGGCCTGTTGTTCAGTCCTCTGCTCTCCCACTTTGTAACCTCTGGGCCGGGCTGGCGGAATGTTTTCCGCATGATCGGCATCGTCCTTCTGGCTGTCTCCGTCCTGACTGCGGGATTTCTCCTCCAGGAGCCGCCGCAGGCCGGCAACGGCAAAAAGGACTCCTCCGCAAGCCATGATTTCACCACAAGGCAAATGCTTGCTTCCCCCAGCTTTTACCTTTTTTCAATTTGGAAGGTTATTTTGTCCCTTTTGGGTCAGGCCGTGATCGGACAGGCGGCGCTGATCGCGGCGGACATCGGGATGCCCGCCACGTTGAGTGCAATTGGCGTCGGCCTGCTCAGCGCCGGAAACGGCCTTGGCCGCCCGCTTTCCGGCTGGCTCGCCGACCGCTTTGGGAGCTGGAAGCTCATGGTGGCCCTTTCCGCCATCTTTGTTTTCCTGTCCATAGGAATGGTGGCGGCCTATCAGGGCAGCTATGCCCACCTGCTCATCCTGCTCTTCGTTCTGCTGGGGCTGGCCTATGGAAGCATGGCTCTGCTGGCCTCCTCTTTTACCGGAGAGATCTACGGCATGAAGTATTACCGTTTAAACTACGGCGTTGTCTCCTCTACCTCTATCGTGGGTACCCTGGTAGCCTCTTACATCAGCATCATCAAAACCGCCACCGGCTCTTACCTGAATTTCTTCTATATCATGATAGGAGCCAGCCTCTTCTCTTTCCTCAGCGTGGTGATTCTGCCCTTCTCAATCCGGCGTATGAACCGAAAATATGCACATACCTAAAAGGGAAGCCGCGCTGCCATTTTCAGCGCGGCTTCCTCCTGCAGGGCACAGAAAAGCCGCGGCGGAATGCCGCGGCCGGTGTCTATGGGATACGCTTCACCGCCGTGGGGTCCGCAAAAAGGGCGCAATAATCCCGTTGGTGGCAAAGACATTTCCTTTTAATACCATTATGAGCCGATTCTTCCAACCCATATCGCACCCTCCTCCCCACGCGTTTTCTTCACTATAGCAGGAGTCCCTCCTCCTGTCAATCCGGTGCATCGGCTTCTCCTTTTCAAAATATTCCACCCTGCGCCATGCTCCTTGCCATGGAACAAAGACCGGCGCACAGCTCCAAGAGCTGTGCGCCGGTCTTTCCGCATTCTGTTCCGCTCAGAAGCCGCTTTATCCTACAGCGGGCGTCATGAGCCGCTGCAGGATCACCGCGAGCTGCGCCCGTGTCGCCGGGCCGCCGGGGTCCAGCTCCCCATTGTCCCGCCCGGTGATCAGTCCGGCCCCCACGGCATGGGCCATGCCCTCGCGGGCCCATGCGTGGACGCTGTCCACATCGGAGTATATGTCCAATACGCCGTTAGCCAGCTCCTCTCCCGCATATTGGCTGTATCGGTAGAGGAAAACCGCAAGCTGCTCCCGGGTAACGATATCCCCGCCGCCGAAACTCCCGTCGCTGCGTCCGGCCGCAATGCCGTTTTCCTCCGCCCAAGCCACGGCGTCGGCATAGAAATACCATGCCTCTACATCTGCAAAAGAGCTTCCGCCCTTGGGGGCGGGGCTGCCCGCCATACGCCAGAGGACAGCGGCCACCATACCCCGGGTCACCTGCCCGTCGGGTGAAAAGGTGGTGGTCGTCGTCCCGTTCATGATCCCTCCGTCGGATACCGCTGCAGCTGCTTCTGCATACCATGCGCCGGAGGGCACATCGGTGAAAGCTGCTGCGGCGGCCGGGCCCGTCACTGCTGCCGTCAGGCCCAGTGCCAGCATCAGCGCGCAAATTTTTCGCTTCATTTCCACTCACCTGCTTTTTGATCTATTGAGGTCTTCGCAGGCTACATTTTACGGCATGGTTGTTTCGAATCTGTGAACAGAGTGGAAAAATGGCAAAGAAAATTTTTCCGTTATCTGGCTAGGGCCCAATTGAGCATCAGGAGCAGTCCGAATCCGGGTACGCCCAGCAGCCCCATGACCAAGGCGTTGGCCAGGTTGACTCCCAGGCCCACACCGATCAGCGGCCCCAGCGGGCTCAGCGCCGCCAGCGCGGCCAGAGAACACAGGGTCCGCAGACAGAGTCGGGTCAGGTATTGGATGGGCTGCCGCAGCAGAAGCAGCGCGGCCACTGCCACCAGTCCCACCAGGAGCCAAGGCAGTGTGTCGGTCAAAAAGCCTTCCACCGCTCAGGCCTCCTGTCCCTCGAGCTCCTTGACCCGCCGCAGCAGGTAGGAGTATCGTGCCTGAAGAGAATTGATCTCAAAGACATAGGACTCGATCAAGTCCGGGTCCCCGGTGCCGTTAAACCCCACATAAGCTTGGTTGATGAGGGTCCGGGTCCGGATCAGGCCCTCCCGCAGGGCCCGCAGCTCCTCGTCCCGCTCGTTTTCCGCCCGCCGGCGGAAGAAAAACACCTTGTTTTTGGCCGCCTCCGTCATAGGTGGACCGCCTCCTTTCTTTTTAAAATGTTTATTTTCAGTTTGGGCAAATATGACACGTCCTATACCGAAAAATGCCAGGTATTTCTTTGCCCCCTCTGTGCACACTAGATCTCGGACAGGTTGGAAACGACCTTCCGCTGGACAAGACATCTCCTTTTAAGCCGGTGCCGGGCGACGTCGCCCTCTGGCGAAAGGCGAAAGGAGAAGCCTGCATTGGGCAGTGTTTCTCTGAAAACAAATCCCCAAAGCCAAAGCGGAACTTCCACCGTCCAACATCCGGTCCGCCCACGCAAGGAGTGCTTCCAAGGCGTCGGGACAGCGGATCGAAAAGGCCGCCGCGCTCCATAGAGTGCGGCGGCCTCTGCATATATGCCTCTCCGGACTCTCCATCTGGACAAAGGCGGATGCACAGCCTCTCCGCCGCATATGGGCGCAGGGTGGGGTGTGAACGCCGCTTCTTTGCTCTTCACTTCTTTCTCAGTCGCGCATTTTTTACATTTTCTCTTGACATCAGAGCGGGGATTGCGTATAATATTATTCGTCGCTTGCAGGTGTAGCTCATCTGGTAGAGCGCCACCTTGCCAAGGTGGAGGTAGCGAGTTCGAGCCTCGTCACCTGCTCCAGGAAAAGAAAGACACGACATATGTCGTGTCTTTCTTTTTTTAATTTGGCGGCCTTGGGACGCGTTGCGCCAAAAGAAAAATACGACTGCAGTCGTATCTTCCTCTTTATCCCCGCCATTGGGCATACCTTTCCCTTGCGCTGCAAAGGCTGCTCTTTTTTCCTCTTTTTTATTTTTTTCAGGCAAACTTTTTCTCCCCCTGTCGTGTCTAATCATCAGAAACACGAAAGGACGGGAACTCCCATGGTCCAGACCTCCAAAAACACTTCCGGCAAGCGGACCGCCCGGCGGAACCGCTCTGCGCTCCGCCTCCCCGTTGCCGTGCTCCTGATCTCCCTCACCCTGGTGGGTGGGCGCTCTCTGCTCTCTCCCGGCCAGGGCGCGGAAGCGCCCATGCTTCCGGAACCGGTCCCCGCTGTCACCCAGACGCCCTCCCCCACCCCGGTTCCTACCCCATTCCCTGTCCCTACCGCTCTCCCTGCCCAGGAGACGCATCCGTCCGCTCCTTATGACTACACCGTCCCCGTTCCCGCCTCCGACCCCGCCGAGGCTTCCTGGTTCTCCGACGCCGCTTTCCTGGGGGATTCCCTCACTGACGGCCTGCTCCTCTACAGCGGCATCCGGGGCGCCGACAACCTGGCCTATAAGGGCCTTACCGTGCAGTCCATCCGTACCGACAAAGTCATCAAGACCGACAGCGGCAAGGTGACTCCCCTGGAGGCCTTGGGCACCAAAACCTATGGGAAGGTCTATCTGCTTCTGGGCGTGAATGAGTTGGGCTGGTATAATGACCAGAGGTTCTACAAAGCCTACGGGGGGTTGCTCGATCTGGTGCGGGATGCACAGCCGGACGCACAGATCTATTTGCAGACCCTGCTGCCTGTGACCGCGGAAAAATCGGACAGCCATGCTTATCTCACCAATGACAAGGTAGAGACCTACAATGCCCTCATCGCCGAGCTGGCCGCGGAGAAAGAGGTCTACCTGGTGGATCTCCACGCCTCCTTTGCAGGCGATGACGGCGCGCTGTGCCCGGAGGAGAGCACTGACGGCGTCCACCTCACCAAGTCTGCCTATCAGCGCTGGCTGGAGGTCCTGCGCACGCACACCGTCAGCAAATAGGCCGCCCCTGCCCATTGCGGACCTTTCGCCTCGCCATCCACGGCCATGGATGCGCCCTATCCTAACAGAGAAAGAAGCTGCCGCCCCTTTGAGATCGACCGCCCCGGACACCCGCCAGCTCCTGGTGGACCATATCACAGCCGGACAGACGGATTTTTACCGCCTGGTGTTCAGTTATGTCCAAAATCGGGATGCAGCCCTGGATGTGGTCCAGGAGGCCGTCGTAAAGGCCCTCACCAAGGTGGACACGCTGCGGGAACCCGCCTATCTCAAGACCTGGTTTTATCGGATCTTACTCAATGAGTGCATGAACCACTTCCGGCAGAGCCGGAGACTTGTCCCCCTTGAAACGTCCCTGGACGAGCGCGCGACCGAAGGGCGGGACCCGGGAGAGCGCCTGGACCTCTATGATGCCATCGGCAAGCTCTCCCCCCGTGAACAGGCGGTGATCCGGCTGCGTTTTTTTGAAGACATGAAACTGGAAGAGATCGCCCAGTGCACAGGGACGAACCTGAATACAGTAAAGTCCCGGCTCTACAAGGCTCTCAAGAAACTCAAGGAAATGACAGGAGAGGAGATCGAACATGAATCCTGAATTGGAGCGCGCAAAAGAGCGTTATCACAGTGTGGAGCCTCCGGAAGAGCTGGCCTTTGCGGTGGCCACCGCCGTCCGGGCGGGCGACCAGGCCCGCCGGAGCAGGCACGCCCTGCGCCGGAGCCTAGGTACAGCCCTGGCCAGCTGCGCCTGCTTTGTCCTTCTGGTCAATACCAGCCCCACCTTTGCCCAGGCGGTATATGAGGTGCCGGTGCTGGGCCAGCTCGCCCGCATTTTTACCGTTGCGGAATATCAGATTGAGGACCAGGAGCACCTCATCGACGTGCGTCTCCCGGCCCTGGAGAACACCGGCCACACTGCGCTGGAGCAGCGCATCAACACCGAGATATCCACCCGCATCCAGTCCCTTCTGGACGAGGCGGAGGAGAGGGCGCGGTCGGCCAGGGCGGCCTATATCGCCACCGGGGGCGAGGCGGAAGACTTTATGCCCGTTATCATCGATGTGGACTATGAGATCAAATGCCAAAATGACCGGTATCTCTCTTTCCTGATCACGGAAACAGAGACCCAGGCCACCGCTTTCCAGCAGCTCTATCCCTACAGCATCGATCTGGAAAGCGGAAAGGAGCTGACCCTTCGGGATCTGCTCGGCCCCGACTGGAAGGAGATCGTCAACGCCTCTGTACGGGAACAGATCGCCCAGCGCAGTCAGGACCCCGACCATGTTTACTGGGGCGGCGACGAGTACAGCGAGGCATTTACCTCCATCCGGGACAACCAGCCCTTTTACCTGAATGAGGCGGGCCGTCCGGTGGTCCTGTTTGAAAAGTATGAGATCGCCCCAGGCTATATGGGCGTGCAGGAGTTTGAGATCCCATCGTAAGACTGAGGGCCGCTCCCCGTTGGGGAGCGGCCCTTCTTAAAAAGTGGATTCCCCACCTTTTGGACGATCTCATTTATCTCTGATATTCAAATTCCAGATTATAGAGGCACACGGTGTCTCCGTCCCGGACGCCCTCGGCCTCCATCCGGTCAAAGAGGCCGGACTCCCTCAGAATACGATCAAACCAGTTTCGAGACTCCACATCTCCAAAATTGACATTGGCCATCAGCCGCTGGAGCCAGGGCCCATCCACCATCCACACATCGTCCACCTTCTCGATGCTCACCTCTCCGCTGGTATCGATCTCCGGCGGAGCGGGTACATAGTCGGGTTCATACACGGTGATGGGGGGCAGTCCGGCAAGCTCTCCGGCTGCGGCGCGCATCAGCTCCTCCACCCCCTGGTGGGTGGCGGCGGAGAGCGTAAAGAAGCGCATCCCCCGCTCCTCCACATGTGCCTTGAGCCTCTCCAGCAGGGCGGGGTCCTCTGCAATGTCCGCCTTGTTGCCCGCCACCAGCATGGGGCGGGAGGCCAGCTCGGGACTGTACTGCCGGAGCTCCTCATTGATGGTCTCAAAGTCCTCCACCGGGTCCCTGCCCTCCCGGCCGGATACATCCACGATATGGATGAGCAGACGGCAGCGGTCCACGTGCCGGAGGAAGTCATGCCCCAGTCCGGCTCCCTCTGCGGCGCCCTCGATGATGCCCGGGATATCGGCCATGACGAATGAGACCCCCTCGTCCACATAGACCACGCCCAGATTGGGAAAGAGGGTGGTAAAATGGTAGTCTGCGATCTTGGGCCGGGCCTTGGACACCACGGAAAGGAGCGTGGATTTTCCCACATTGGGAAACCCCACCAGACCCACGTCAGCTAACAGCTTCAGCTCCAGGACCACCTCCCGCTCTTGGCCGGGAAGACCGGCCTTGGCAAAGTTGGGGACCTGCCGGGTAGGGGTGGCGAAGTGCTTATTGCCCCATCCGCCATTGCCGCCCCGCGCCAGCACGAAGGGCTCCCGCGTGGACATGTCGCAGATGATCTGCCCGGAGGCCGCGTCCCGCACCACCGTGCCCAGAGGCACCTTGATGACCATGTCCTCCCCATCCCTGCCGGAACAGCGTTTTCCGGTGCCGTCCATGCCGTTTCCGGCCACATACTTGCGCTTATAGCGGAAGTCCATCAGGGTAGACATATGGTCGTCCACCCGCAGGATCACGTCGCCGCCCCGTCCGCCGTCGCCGCCGTCCGGTCCGCCCGCGGCCACATATTTTTCCCGGTGAAAGGACACGGCTCCGTTGCCGCCCTTGCCGGACTTCACCAGGATCTTTGCGGTATCCACAAATGCCGGCATGATGACACCTCCTGTATCTCTTCCCAATTTTCCCACACATAGAAAAGGCCCCGAACGACGCGCGTTCGAGGCCTTTAGTATGCCCAGGTTACTGCGCGATCTCCACAATGGAGACCTGCTTGCGGTCCTTGCCCAGCCGCTCGAACTTGACCTTGCCGTCCTTGAGGGCGAACAGGGTGTCGTCGCTGCCCTTGCCCACGTTGACGCCGGGGTGAATATGGGTGCCGCGCTGCCGCACCAGGATATTGCCGGCCAGGACGAACTGACCGTCGCCTCGCTTCACGCCCAGGCGCTTGGACTCGGAGTCACGGCCGTTACGGGTGGAGCCGACGCCCTTCTTGTGGGCGAAAAACTGAAGACCGATGTTCAGCATGGTATTACACCTCCATGTCTAAGACAATAATATGATCCGGATACTCCTCATGCAGGTCCGCAAAGTAGACCATCATGGCTGTCAGAAGGGTCTGACATGTGCTCTCATTGGTCTGCCCCAACCCGCCGGGAAGCTTTAGGGAGATGGACGCATCCTTTTCCCGCACCTTCACCGCGGCTTCCAAACCCAGCACGTCGTTGACGGCGCACTCGGCCAGCCGGACCGCGCTGGTGACGGCTGCACAGAGGATATCCTCTCCCGCGGGGGCGAGGCCGCTGTGTCCCTTGACCTCAAAGCCGGTGATCCGGCTGCCCTCGGAAGTAAATGTGACCTCGATCACTTGAACTCAGGCCTCGATCTTTTCGATCTGCACCTTGGTATAGGGCTGACGATGACCCTGGCGACGGCGGTAGCCCTTCTTGGGGTTATATTTGAAGATCATGACCTTCTTGCCCTTGCCGTTCTTCACAACGGAAGCGCTGACTTTCGCACCCTCCACCACGGGGGCACCGAAGGTGGCCTTGTCCTCACCCAGCACAGCCAGGACCTTATCGAAGGTCACGGCCTCGCCAGCCTCGGCGTTCAGCTTCTCGATGAAGAGGGTGTCGCCCTCGGCCACCTTGTACTGCTTACCGCCGGTCTCGATGATCGCATGCATTCTTTTGATTCACTCCTTCATTACGGGCTCGCTGTCGGGGGAGGAGGGAAATCCCTCTCTTTTCTGCCGCGCGTGCGCGCTGGGGCGCTCCGCACTTTGTTCCCATTCAAAGCGGCTATAATAGTATATCAGCACATTTCTGGAAAGTCAATGGCTTTTTTCAGCCCTTTCCAGGGGTTTCAAGTCCTCCAAAGTACCATCCGGTCACGCCGTTTTTCTTGCAGAGACAACCCCGGCTGGTCTCCTCCACAATGGAGAGCGCATCTCCCGGCTCCACCCCCAAGCGATAGTCGCTGATGTCCTCGCACCAATCCCGGTCCCCTTGCCTTCTCA contains:
- a CDS encoding M23 family metallopeptidase encodes the protein MDEILRAPQEEFPLHTQRKGRAPSAQGGREKAERAGERFRKLMEAGVAQGRVFRLQGIRVYHRTRSAVAGRPKMAPLPFLALTAVIGIAAVVGTMYTPAYVVTVDGVDVGLVRDQSVFRQAVERVEERASDILGYDYHLAHEVSYEMALTGQDQITPAAEFETYLFDQIGEVMKSYVLTVDGQFVGAATDRAALDGMLEQLAAPYVTENTVSVSYTKNVHITREYTPSDVQQDTAAMLAMLTENTNGQTTYEVQKGDTFMALAFDNDMTMAEMEELNPGVDINKLYIGQILNIKEEIPFLGVQTVDSLTYHEEIACEVREVEDDSMYQGESKVLDAGIPGEALVTADVTYVNGVEKERNVTSTTVLREATEKVIAVGTKERPTWYPTGNYIWPVYGRITSRFGYRSIFGSYSYHSGLDIAVPYGTSVKASDGGTVTFAGYKGSYGYLVIINHGNGEQTYYGHNSSLLVSAGDKVYQGQTIAKAGSTGRSTGSHCHFEIRINGTAVNPAAYLN
- a CDS encoding MFS transporter; its protein translation is MFEIEEQLRTLLRLEFWGNIRLAGGVWVLLLVGRGFSLFQVGVAEAFFHVVSFCCEVPSGMLADVLGRRRTLIASQTMFACSAAAMMLSQSMAGVCLAMALNAMAYNLASGTREAITYDSLLQAGRERDYLRISSLQNTLWRGAQALSTLCAGAAAALGYVRGYGVDLLLSLLAAALTCRLAEPEVTDAQRARSRPALRDLPERLENCGREALGFLAAHPRTVGLMLFNALVGACATLLRFFLQDALVRAGAPSALLGPLLLLIELGGVAGARLALPLSRLSYRRAGALCAVGVTVGCLMPLTGAVHLMAAGGLLAVACDDALETLTGSRLNENLPSDQRATLISVSSMAFSLVMIALAPMAGGLAA
- a CDS encoding MFS transporter, with protein sequence MKKLMRNPIAVLVCGMASLLLFGLIYVWSIFVAPLEAEFGWTRAETSVAYTLSMLCLFVGMALNGVLAARLSQKTALMLGITLAVSGFLGSSCTVSLFTLYLFYGVFVGTGIGICYNAWLTGVVHWFPGRSGFVSGILLAGFGMGGLLFSPLLSHFVTSGPGWRNVFRMIGIVLLAVSVLTAGFLLQEPPQAGNGKKDSSASHDFTTRQMLASPSFYLFSIWKVILSLLGQAVIGQAALIAADIGMPATLSAIGVGLLSAGNGLGRPLSGWLADRFGSWKLMVALSAIFVFLSIGMVAAYQGSYAHLLILLFVLLGLAYGSMALLASSFTGEIYGMKYYRLNYGVVSSTSIVGTLVASYISIIKTATGSYLNFFYIMIGASLFSFLSVVILPFSIRRMNRKYAHT
- a CDS encoding S-layer homology domain-containing protein: MKRKICALMLALGLTAAVTGPAAAAAFTDVPSGAWYAEAAAAVSDGGIMNGTTTTTFSPDGQVTRGMVAAVLWRMAGSPAPKGGSSFADVEAWYFYADAVAWAEENGIAAGRSDGSFGGGDIVTREQLAVFLYRYSQYAGEELANGVLDIYSDVDSVHAWAREGMAHAVGAGLITGRDNGELDPGGPATRAQLAVILQRLMTPAVG
- a CDS encoding pro-sigmaK processing inhibitor BofA family protein, with product MEGFLTDTLPWLLVGLVAVAALLLLRQPIQYLTRLCLRTLCSLAALAALSPLGPLIGVGLGVNLANALVMGLLGVPGFGLLLMLNWALAR
- a CDS encoding DUF2508 family protein, producing MTEAAKNKVFFFRRRAENERDEELRALREGLIRTRTLINQAYVGFNGTGDPDLIESYVFEINSLQARYSYLLRRVKELEGQEA
- a CDS encoding GDSL-type esterase/lipase family protein, coding for MVQTSKNTSGKRTARRNRSALRLPVAVLLISLTLVGGRSLLSPGQGAEAPMLPEPVPAVTQTPSPTPVPTPFPVPTALPAQETHPSAPYDYTVPVPASDPAEASWFSDAAFLGDSLTDGLLLYSGIRGADNLAYKGLTVQSIRTDKVIKTDSGKVTPLEALGTKTYGKVYLLLGVNELGWYNDQRFYKAYGGLLDLVRDAQPDAQIYLQTLLPVTAEKSDSHAYLTNDKVETYNALIAELAAEKEVYLVDLHASFAGDDGALCPEESTDGVHLTKSAYQRWLEVLRTHTVSK
- a CDS encoding RNA polymerase sigma factor encodes the protein MRSTAPDTRQLLVDHITAGQTDFYRLVFSYVQNRDAALDVVQEAVVKALTKVDTLREPAYLKTWFYRILLNECMNHFRQSRRLVPLETSLDERATEGRDPGERLDLYDAIGKLSPREQAVIRLRFFEDMKLEEIAQCTGTNLNTVKSRLYKALKKLKEMTGEEIEHES
- a CDS encoding DUF3298 and DUF4163 domain-containing protein, giving the protein MNPELERAKERYHSVEPPEELAFAVATAVRAGDQARRSRHALRRSLGTALASCACFVLLVNTSPTFAQAVYEVPVLGQLARIFTVAEYQIEDQEHLIDVRLPALENTGHTALEQRINTEISTRIQSLLDEAEERARSARAAYIATGGEAEDFMPVIIDVDYEIKCQNDRYLSFLITETETQATAFQQLYPYSIDLESGKELTLRDLLGPDWKEIVNASVREQIAQRSQDPDHVYWGGDEYSEAFTSIRDNQPFYLNEAGRPVVLFEKYEIAPGYMGVQEFEIPS
- the obgE gene encoding GTPase ObgE, with translation MPAFVDTAKILVKSGKGGNGAVSFHREKYVAAGGPDGGDGGRGGDVILRVDDHMSTLMDFRYKRKYVAGNGMDGTGKRCSGRDGEDMVIKVPLGTVVRDAASGQIICDMSTREPFVLARGGNGGWGNKHFATPTRQVPNFAKAGLPGQEREVVLELKLLADVGLVGFPNVGKSTLLSVVSKARPKIADYHFTTLFPNLGVVYVDEGVSFVMADIPGIIEGAAEGAGLGHDFLRHVDRCRLLIHIVDVSGREGRDPVEDFETINEELRQYSPELASRPMLVAGNKADIAEDPALLERLKAHVEERGMRFFTLSAATHQGVEELMRAAAGELAGLPPITVYEPDYVPAPPEIDTSGEVSIEKVDDVWMVDGPWLQRLMANVNFGDVESRNWFDRILRESGLFDRMEAEGVRDGDTVCLYNLEFEYQR
- the rpmA gene encoding 50S ribosomal protein L27 codes for the protein MLNIGLQFFAHKKGVGSTRNGRDSESKRLGVKRGDGQFVLAGNILVRQRGTHIHPGVNVGKGSDDTLFALKDGKVKFERLGKDRKQVSIVEIAQ
- a CDS encoding ribosomal-processing cysteine protease Prp, whose protein sequence is MIEVTFTSEGSRITGFEVKGHSGLAPAGEDILCAAVTSAVRLAECAVNDVLGLEAAVKVREKDASISLKLPGGLGQTNESTCQTLLTAMMVYFADLHEEYPDHIIVLDMEV
- the rplU gene encoding 50S ribosomal protein L21, with product MHAIIETGGKQYKVAEGDTLFIEKLNAEAGEAVTFDKVLAVLGEDKATFGAPVVEGAKVSASVVKNGKGKKVMIFKYNPKKGYRRRQGHRQPYTKVQIEKIEA